A stretch of DNA from Spirosoma endbachense:
ACACAACGAACTTTGCCGTCCTATGGCAGAGGCAAGTCCTATATCAGTGGCATTTGGGAAAGCCATTCGACAAGAACGGCGAAAAAAAGGAATAACTCAGGAGGAGTTGGCCGAAAAGTGTGGGTTAGATCGAACGTACATTTCACAAATTGAACGAGGTCTAAAAAATCCTACCTTACCCGTGGCCTGGGAGTTAGCCATCAATTTGGAGATAAATTTTGTGACATTAATGGCTGCCGCGCTCCAACACATTCCCGGCGCTTCACACTAATTGGGTACTCTTCATAACGAGTACAAAACTTTCGTACAGGATAGGTAAGTGGCTATCTATCAATATCTTGCGAAGAGGATTTCGTTTTAACGCGGGGCCGACCGGCGGTCGGTTTAAAGGAAATAACACTATGAGAGAAGCTATTGTTTTTTACCAAAAACAGTACCAACCCATCTGGAAAGAGGTTCCCTGGCAACCCTTTCCTTTGGAACGAAATATCCTGTTTTGTCCCGATGATACTACCATCCGGAATGTACTTAGTTCGTTAAATAAGATAGATCCATCAACGCCTACACTAGATACGTTTGAACAGGCCACAACGGACCTCCACTGGGCAATCGTCAGCTACGAGGAAGAGTTTGTCTTATATTGGTTATCGCACTACATCCAAGCAGGAGACCGGGGGTTCGTTCTGTACAGATTTCAGCATTTCGTTGCCAGTCCAATTAATTTTCTGGATTTTGGGCGTCGGTTTAAACTGCCCGATGAGTCAACGGCAAAAATTTACCTGGATGTCTTCAGCCGCCTGAATGAGTGGGCAAAGCTGTTGAAATTACCCTATCGCTACGAAGTGGTGCTGGAGGATAAGTATATGGGTTTTCAACAAAATTTCGATAAACCGCTAATGGTCTCTGACGATAATGTAGCTAAACCTGGTCCTATAATCTTATCCCAAAATGGGCTAATTAAATCGAAGACCTCCTTTTGGCGTAGGCTTCGGGCTTGGTGGAAACCTTGACGATACCCAAATAAAATTACATCCGGTCTAGAATTAAAGCACAGGAGCCAATCATAAACGAAAATTTTAATACAGTCCCGTTTTTGTTTTATCCCTGCGTTGTGCTGTTTCGTCCCCTACTATTAATGCTTCGTCCCCAGCCAAGTAACTGCCTGCAATACCTCACTAATCGGCTGATAGTGAAGGACTAGTGATCTCGATTTTAAATCGCCATATTTGATTAAACGCTGGGCTGCCAGTGAGGTAGTTCAACTCGTGTTATTCAACTATGGAAACGGATTACTTTTCACTTCGATTAAGCAGTCTTACTGCCGATTTGCCCATCCATGCCGATCAGCAGCAGTCGGCCGTCACAGCCGCACAAAACACGTTCGAAGAACTACGTCGGCAAGGCGTACCACTTCAGCAAGCCCTCGAAAACGCCGAGTCGGTGTTACTCGAAACCATCACTCCTACCCTGGACGCGGCCAGCCGACTAAAAGACATCCTGGCTGACGATTTCGACCAGCAGCCTGAACTGGCCAGCTCGCCCCACTTCCCCGTTCTGCTACAGAAATTTATGTCCTGGCTGGTTGAGCCTCAGAGCCGATTGGCCAATGCCTACATCATTGGATTAATCACGGAGTACCGCGATAAACACCTGACCCATGGCGTTTAATCATCGCGCGCATTTAGCCGCCAACCTGGAAGCCTTACGGCTGGCGTTTCTGGTCGAGGAGCGCACCAAAGCCGCTAACCCGGCTGAATTGACCGCTGACGAACGAGCGATTTTATCGGCCTACAGTGGCTTTGGTGCCCTAAAATCGGTCCTACTGCCCATTCAGGATGATAAATTTTGGACGACTGCCTTGGATAATCAGCTGCGTCCCGGTGTTCAGCAACTGCACCAGTTAATAACCCAGGCCGCTGGCGATCGGGCGGAGGCGTACCTATCCGGCATCCGAAATAACGTCCTGTCTGGGTTTTATACGCCCCCGCAGCTTGTGGAGCAGGTCGGCAAGGAACTGGCCAGCGCTATGGGTTCTGCGCCTATTCACTACTTAGATCCATCAGCCGGAACTGGCATTTTTCCCCAGGCTTTTGCCCAGGGTGGTCTTCCGATCGGAGCCGCGCAGCTGATCGAAAAAGACCCGGCTACCGCCCTGGTCCTCAAAGCACTTTACCCGCAGTATACCGTTGCCAATAAAGGGTTTGAAGAAACGGGCCGTCAGCTTAATGATCGCTTCGATCTGGTGGCTAGCAATATTCCCTTTGGCAACGTCGCGATTTGGGATGAGGCCCTGGCCAACAGTAAAGACAAACAGCGCCGGTCGGCCTGCGCCCGGCTACATACGTATTTCAGCGTCAAAAGTGTGGACGCACTTCGGGAAGGCGGCGTAGCGGCTATTCTGACGACGGACGCCCTGCTGAATTCCCCCGCGAATGAGCCGGTCCGTCAGTACCTGATGAAGACCTGCGACCTGCTGTCCGCCGTTCGATTGCCCCATAACCTGTTTACCGACTATGCCGGCACGAGCGTCGGTAGCGATCTTGTTTTGCTTCAGAAACGAAGCGGCAAAACGGCACTCACCGATCAGGAAAGGAAATTTGTCAAGTCCACCGTTAGCCCCGCCAAGACGGTTATCAATGAACTGTTTGCTAAAGGGGAAAACATCGTTGCCACCAGCCAGAGAATCGACACCGATCAATACGGCAAACCCGCGTTGCTCTATGAGTACGAAGGTGGGCTGGACAAAATCGCCCAGCAGGTTGGCCGCTATGTGGGTGAGGATATGGCCCGCACCTTCCGGCAACAAAGCTTTGAGCAGCATAAGATGCAATCTACCGCGCAGCGGGTCCAACCAAGCCGGGCCGCGGACCGCTCCGCATCGCCCCTGTTTGTGCAGGGAGAATTGTTTGCCGTGAGTGAAGCCGCGATTCGCCCACCTCGTCCGTTAACCCTGCCCTTGGAGGAATTTTACCAGGTGGGTAGTCTGGTGTTCCAACAAGGCGAGGTCGGTCGGTTGGCTCCTGACTATAAAACCCTGGAGACAATGCCTGGCCAGATGGACCACGCCCGGCTAGGAGCCATGCTCCAAATCCGGGATGCCTACGAGCGGTTGTACCGTCGGGAAACCCAGTCCCAGCAGCTACAGCCCGACTTGCGCCTGGCCCTAAATACGGCCTACGGTGCTTTTATAACGCGCTACGGAGCCATCAATGAAGGTAAGAATGCGGGGCTGGCGCTGCTCGACCCCAATGGCCGCAGCCTGCTGGCGCTAGAGCAGGCCAATGCGAACAAACAGTTTATTCGGGCGGATATTTTCAATCAGCCCGTCAGCATTCAGCAGGCCAAGGTGGTGCAGTTCACCGCCCAGGATGCCCTGACGGCTTGCCTGAGTAAACTGGGTCGGGTTGATATGGACTATGTCCAGGAACTCACCAAACTGACCGGGCCGCAGCTCGTTAAGGAGCTGGACGGGCAGATCCTGTACAATCCGCTAGAACAGCAGTACCAGACGCCAACTACCCTAGTTAGTGGAAACGTGGTGGAGAAGCTGGAAGCGATGGAAGTGCTGGCAGCCGATCCACTGGCCGGGCCTGCCCTCAGAGCCCTCCGGGAGGGCCAGCCCACGCCCATTAGCTTCGATGAACTGGATTTTAATTTAGGGGAACGCTGGATACCAACCGAAATCTACGAACGCTTTGCGAAGGATTTATTCGGTAGTAACCTCACGGTGACCTATGCGCCTTCCGTAGACGAATTCAGCGTCGATCTGCCCTCGTGGCACTATAAGAATGCTACTATTACCCAGCAGTACGCCGTACAGGGACAATTCCGGATGTATGATGGTCTGACCCTGATGGAGTATGCGTTGTATAATACAACCCCCAACATCAATAAGGAAGGGCCAGACGGGGAGAAGATACTCGATGGCGAAGCGACCCAGTTGGCCGCCACTAAAATTGAACAGATCCGTACCGCTTTTGTCGAATGGCTACCCACCCAGAACCCGCAGTTAAAACAGGACCTGGCTGATCGCTACAACCGGTTGTACAATTGCTTTGTCAAACCGCAGTATGACGGTGCTCACCAACAGTTTCCCGATTTAAACCTTAAAGGACTGGGCATACCCGGTTTATACGGATCGCAGAAGGATGTAACCTGGATGCTGCTTCAAAACGGCGGGGGTATCGCCGATCATGAGGTTGGAACCGGTAAAACGCTCATTATGACGGTAGCCTCCTACGAGATGAAGCGGTTAGGTCTGGTCAATAAACCCATGATCCTGGCCATGAAAGCCAATGTCAACCAGATTGCCGAAACCTACCGGACGGCTTATCCCAATGCCAGGCTGCTTTACCCCGGTCAGGATGACTTCACGCCGGCCAACCGGGAACGGTTCCTGAACTCGATTAAAAACGGGGCCTGGGATTGTATCATTCTAACCCATGATCAGTTCGCCCGCATTCCCCAGGCCCCCGACGTGCAGCAGAAAGTTATGCGGGACGAGCTGCGCAACCTGGAGAAAGATTTAAAGACGTTGGCCAAAACGGGAGGTACCATTTCCAAATCGCTACTGAAAGGATTAGAAACTAGAAAAGCCAACCTAACATCTAAACTGTTGAGGTTGCAAAGTGAACTGGATAAAAAGACGGATTCGGTTCCCCATTTCGGTACAATGGGCATCGATCACTTGTTTATCGATGAATCGCATCAGTTTAAGAATTTACAGTTTACGACCCGCCACAACCGGGTTGCCGGATTGGGCAGTCCGGAAGGCAGCCAGCGGGCCACCAACCTGCTCTACGCCGTGCGCAGCATCCAGGAGCGAACGGGTAAAGATCTGGGCGCGACGTTCCTGTCCGGTACGACCATCACCAACTCGCTGACGGAAATGTACTTGCTGTTTAAGTACTTACGACCAAAGGAGATGGCCCGGCAGCATATCGACAATTTCGATGCCTGGGCCGCGGTTTACGCCAAGAAAACGTCGGATTACGAGTACAGTGTAACCAATCAACTACTGGTCAAAGAACGCTTCCGCCATTTCATTAAAGTGCCCGAACTGGCCCAGTTTTATAGCCAGATCACCGACTACCGAACGGCTTCGATGGTGGGCCTCGACCGCCCTAAAGCGGTTGATAGGCTGATCAGCCTGCCGCCAACGCCGGATCAGGCCGACTTCAACAAAAAACTGATTGAATTCGCCAAAACCGGCGACGGAACGATACTGGGTCGTGCGCCCCTGTCGGAAAAAGAGCAAACGGCGAAAATGCTCATTGCCACCAACTACGCCAAAAAAGCCGCGTTGGACATGCGGTTGATTGACCCAAGCCTGGCCGATCACCCGAGCAGTAAACTCTCCCGTTGTGCAGCGCTGATCGCCAGCCACTACCATGAGAGCGCCCCTTACCAAGGAACACAAATGGTCTTTTGTGATACGGGTACGTATAAACCAGGCGCTACCTGGAACGCTTACAGCGCCCTGCGCGACAAACTAGTTCAGGACTATGGCATCCCTGACCATCAGATTCGGTTTGCTCAGGAGTGCAAAAATGACAAGGAACGGAATGCACTGTGGGATATGGCCAATACGGGTGAGGTGCGCGTGCTGATCGGCTCGACGGGAACGATGGGTACCGGCGTAAACGCGCAGAAGCGGGTGGTCGCCATGTACCATCTGGATATCCCCTGGAAACCGGCTGAGCTCGACCAGCGCGTTGGACGTGGTTCACGAACCGGCAATGTTGTCGCCCGTGATCACTTTAATAACGAAGTTAAAAACTACGTCTTCGCTACCGAGCAGTCCTTGGACAACTATAAGTTTAATTTACTGCACACCAAGGCCACCTTTATCGCGCAGATCAAGAGCGGAGCAATGACGGGTCGTCGGTTAGACGAAGGTGCCTTTGATGAGGCTACGGGCATGAACTTTTCGGAGTACGTGGCCATCTTATCGGGCAATCAAGACCTACTCCAAAAAGCCCGGTTAGAAAAACAGATCACCGCATTGGAAAGTGAATTGAAGTTATTTCAGAAGGAGGGCTACAAAGCGGGGTCGATGCTAACGGAGGTAACGAATTCGGTGGAGAAAGCGCAGAAAACGTTATCGCAGCTTCAGGCTGATTATACAAAGCTGACCGCCGTTACTCAATTTGATAAAGAAGGTAATCTACCCAATGCCGTAAAAATTACGTTAACGAACAAGCCGATCACTAAACTGAAAGAGTTGGGTGAATACATCAATCAGGTTGATCAACAAGTAGACACCAAGGGCGGCCTAAAGCAGCTGGGCACCTTACACGGTTTCGGCTTATACGTGCGAACCGATGCTGGCTACCGTGTCGATGGAAAGGCAGTTAAAGAAAATGCCTTTATTGTCAAAGGTGATCAACTAACGTACTCGTATAACAATGGCTATTTAAGCGGCCACAGTCCAGACGTAGCGGCCCGGCAGTTTGTTCGGGGACTCGAAAAAATTCCTTCCCTGATGGAATCACAGCGGGAAAAAATTGACAACTTAACCCAGCAGCATAAACTGTTGACAGACATCGTAGCCAAGCCCTGGGGCAAACGGGATAAACTTCAGGATTTAAGATCAGAGCTGCGCCAGGTCGAAACACGCCTGCAAACGATTGGACAGGAAAAAGAACCGCAACAAACGAAACACATCGAAAAAACGACGGTTAAAAAGCAACAGGATCAAAGCATAGAAATTGCTTAATGTACATTTCATGTACCAAAACAGATAGGTCCCTAGTGTAAGTCGTCAACCAAAAGTGGACAAGTGATATCGAGACGTAACCCGACAAGCTTTAAAAAATAAAAACACTGGGTAAGTGTACCTAACTAAAATAGCTCACCCTTCTTTTAGCGCCTAACCGAATGAATGGCGACGAAAAAGCTGAGGTTTCGTTCATAAGTGAGTGGTTTGGCCATTGTGGTTAAGAATGAGCGTAAAGGTTGTTCCATTTTTGCGGCCTACTAAATACAATGTCGTCGCCAGCATAACAACCAAGGTGCAACACAACGAAAAAATGCCCCACAAGGTCTTGAAAAAAGTAAAGCTGGGCAGCAGATCAAGCAAGCCATCTATTCCGTGTTTAGGTCGTTCATCAGGTGCAGGATTATAAAGAGATAGCCGGGATGCGCTTGAGCGCGGTATCGTACCGCTGTACAGAAAACCATCGTGAAAATCAGCCGGCTCGTCCGTTACAAGCGGGTGAGTATGAAGAAAGGCCTGTAGTTTCTGGGCGTAAAGTTTAGCCCGCTCAGGGTGATCATAAATCTGAGCCAAACCGAATTGAACAAACGTCTGCGCGGTTGAGTCACTGATGCCGCTCAAGGCGTAGTGTAGACTGGATGTTGGTAGATCAATTAACCCCTTGAAATGATCTGCCTGTTGCCATTTTTTCATTAGGGAATCCCCACTGGCTGGGGAATTACAATAGCCGGGTTCCGCTAGCAGAGCCAGTAAACCACCTAGTAGTATAGAATAGATTTTCATCGCTTAGAAATAAGTAGTGATCAGTCCGGCCGTTGAAACGTCTTAGGCCCAGACTCGCGGTTGAGTTGTTCGTAGTAAATCTTTTGCCAGAATTCCCGGTGCCTGGCCACCGCCTTTACCGGGTCAGCGGTTTTATTCTTACTGTAGTACCTTACCGGGTGAACGGGCTTATCCTCCTTACAAACCGGACAATAGTAGGTCTGGTTTTTTTTAGAATGAGCCCGTTTTGCTACGCTGACGCTGCCGCAGCATTGACAAGCCAGCCGCGTAGTGGTCGGTAGGCTCGTCAGCAGTGCTTCGTCACTTTGCTAAAGGATGTTTTCTCGGATCTGGGCAGCGGTCATTTGCGTGAAGGAGATAAGCTAAAGACAACACCGGAGCCGGTACGAGAGCAGAAATGAACGATGAATTCTGCGATCAGAAAACTGACAATGCAGAGTGAAACCAGGATCAATACCAGGCTTAAAAAGGCCATTGGAAGCGATTTACGCTTAAAAATGTTAAGTTCCATGTAGCTATTAATGAGTTTAGAGAGTCCAAAAAAGACTGGCTTCCTACTCCGTACCTTTACTGTCGGTAGGCTGATTGGGGTATTGAGCACGGAATGGGTTAAGGAATTTATCCGAAGGTTTATAGGATTACCTGTCAAACGGGGAAGATAACGATCAGGCTGTAGGTATAACTAACCTTCTGCAACGGGCGGATTCGGAATGGCAAATCGGTCGGCCTGCCTATCGGTCGGAAAATGGTCCTTAAACATGGCTATGAATTGATCCGATTGAGATGGCTTATCAAGATCAATTTCACTAGTTACCTCATCACCTATGGCATCGGTATCGTTCTGGGTAAGCGCAAGGAAATCAATTTCGGCTTGCAGGTTTGGGTTAACCCGTTGGGTTGTCTGCAACTCTATAATCGAATCCCAGCTTACGTCTGTCGACTTTTGATCATCTAAAGACCCAGTAGCCGGTAAACTAGCCGCTTCATACCCCTCCGAAGTGACCATCTCCTGAGCAGGCCACAGAGATGCTGGAATCGCCCAGCCGTTAAGCACTATTCGGCTATACCATAATAAAACAAGATTGAAATCAGGAGCCCGGTACGCTGATTCGTCAACCCCCCAATTTGCATACAGCCGTTTGACAAAGGGCTTTGTTTCCAGTAAAATACGCCCGAAAAGCGCACGGACCTCTTGAAAATTATCCGCCGTTAGGTTCAACTCGCCTA
This window harbors:
- a CDS encoding helix-turn-helix domain-containing protein, giving the protein MAEASPISVAFGKAIRQERRKKGITQEELAEKCGLDRTYISQIERGLKNPTLPVAWELAINLEINFVTLMAAALQHIPGASH
- a CDS encoding N-6 DNA methylase, encoding MAFNHRAHLAANLEALRLAFLVEERTKAANPAELTADERAILSAYSGFGALKSVLLPIQDDKFWTTALDNQLRPGVQQLHQLITQAAGDRAEAYLSGIRNNVLSGFYTPPQLVEQVGKELASAMGSAPIHYLDPSAGTGIFPQAFAQGGLPIGAAQLIEKDPATALVLKALYPQYTVANKGFEETGRQLNDRFDLVASNIPFGNVAIWDEALANSKDKQRRSACARLHTYFSVKSVDALREGGVAAILTTDALLNSPANEPVRQYLMKTCDLLSAVRLPHNLFTDYAGTSVGSDLVLLQKRSGKTALTDQERKFVKSTVSPAKTVINELFAKGENIVATSQRIDTDQYGKPALLYEYEGGLDKIAQQVGRYVGEDMARTFRQQSFEQHKMQSTAQRVQPSRAADRSASPLFVQGELFAVSEAAIRPPRPLTLPLEEFYQVGSLVFQQGEVGRLAPDYKTLETMPGQMDHARLGAMLQIRDAYERLYRRETQSQQLQPDLRLALNTAYGAFITRYGAINEGKNAGLALLDPNGRSLLALEQANANKQFIRADIFNQPVSIQQAKVVQFTAQDALTACLSKLGRVDMDYVQELTKLTGPQLVKELDGQILYNPLEQQYQTPTTLVSGNVVEKLEAMEVLAADPLAGPALRALREGQPTPISFDELDFNLGERWIPTEIYERFAKDLFGSNLTVTYAPSVDEFSVDLPSWHYKNATITQQYAVQGQFRMYDGLTLMEYALYNTTPNINKEGPDGEKILDGEATQLAATKIEQIRTAFVEWLPTQNPQLKQDLADRYNRLYNCFVKPQYDGAHQQFPDLNLKGLGIPGLYGSQKDVTWMLLQNGGGIADHEVGTGKTLIMTVASYEMKRLGLVNKPMILAMKANVNQIAETYRTAYPNARLLYPGQDDFTPANRERFLNSIKNGAWDCIILTHDQFARIPQAPDVQQKVMRDELRNLEKDLKTLAKTGGTISKSLLKGLETRKANLTSKLLRLQSELDKKTDSVPHFGTMGIDHLFIDESHQFKNLQFTTRHNRVAGLGSPEGSQRATNLLYAVRSIQERTGKDLGATFLSGTTITNSLTEMYLLFKYLRPKEMARQHIDNFDAWAAVYAKKTSDYEYSVTNQLLVKERFRHFIKVPELAQFYSQITDYRTASMVGLDRPKAVDRLISLPPTPDQADFNKKLIEFAKTGDGTILGRAPLSEKEQTAKMLIATNYAKKAALDMRLIDPSLADHPSSKLSRCAALIASHYHESAPYQGTQMVFCDTGTYKPGATWNAYSALRDKLVQDYGIPDHQIRFAQECKNDKERNALWDMANTGEVRVLIGSTGTMGTGVNAQKRVVAMYHLDIPWKPAELDQRVGRGSRTGNVVARDHFNNEVKNYVFATEQSLDNYKFNLLHTKATFIAQIKSGAMTGRRLDEGAFDEATGMNFSEYVAILSGNQDLLQKARLEKQITALESELKLFQKEGYKAGSMLTEVTNSVEKAQKTLSQLQADYTKLTAVTQFDKEGNLPNAVKITLTNKPITKLKELGEYINQVDQQVDTKGGLKQLGTLHGFGLYVRTDAGYRVDGKAVKENAFIVKGDQLTYSYNNGYLSGHSPDVAARQFVRGLEKIPSLMESQREKIDNLTQQHKLLTDIVAKPWGKRDKLQDLRSELRQVETRLQTIGQEKEPQQTKHIEKTTVKKQQDQSIEIA